A genomic segment from Pseudomonas mendocina encodes:
- a CDS encoding beta-ketoacyl synthase N-terminal-like domain-containing protein: protein MIPIYLQRGALHSALGADLRAASAALQDGSLPVPGAFLLHELQQPRPYLAVSCSGESRQQRCDRLLGETLGEQPGALDDCLLIIASTSLDIDDLEQLIAAEGGFRPEHSTSLDLLAEDLRQRWGFADAFTLNTACTSAANGLLYGARMLAAGLYERVLVLAFETPSVIAQQGFGALDLTSPSGAYRPFHPERDGLILGEAYAATLLSREPGTAPLAKLLGGFSACDTSNLTTTREDGSHIDWVMREALRSAGVDAGQIGLVKLHGTATGANDRAESNGVRLLFGDALPPLCVLKPWLGHTLGACGLSETLLLVENLTRLPGVDYAADAVLPLSAEPPPVAADSLLLANFFGFGGNNASLLLQRCAESQT, encoded by the coding sequence GTGATCCCCATCTACCTCCAGCGTGGCGCCCTGCACAGCGCCCTTGGCGCCGACCTGCGTGCCGCCAGCGCAGCCTTGCAAGACGGCAGCCTGCCTGTGCCCGGCGCGTTCCTGCTGCACGAACTGCAGCAGCCGCGCCCCTACCTCGCTGTAAGCTGCAGCGGTGAAAGCCGCCAGCAGCGCTGCGACCGTCTGCTCGGCGAAACCCTGGGCGAACAGCCGGGTGCGCTGGATGACTGCCTGTTGATCATCGCCAGTACCAGCCTGGATATCGACGATCTCGAGCAACTGATCGCTGCAGAAGGCGGCTTTCGCCCAGAACATTCGACCTCACTCGACCTGCTGGCCGAAGACCTGCGCCAACGCTGGGGTTTCGCTGACGCGTTCACCCTCAATACCGCCTGCACCAGCGCGGCCAACGGCCTGCTGTATGGCGCACGGATGCTCGCCGCCGGCCTCTACGAACGCGTGCTGGTACTGGCCTTCGAAACACCCAGCGTCATCGCCCAGCAAGGCTTCGGCGCCCTCGACCTGACCAGCCCCAGCGGCGCCTACCGGCCCTTCCATCCGGAGCGCGACGGCCTGATTCTTGGAGAGGCGTATGCTGCCACCCTGCTCTCGCGCGAACCTGGCACGGCGCCCCTGGCGAAGCTGCTCGGCGGCTTCAGCGCCTGCGACACCAGCAACCTGACCACCACCCGCGAAGACGGCAGCCATATCGACTGGGTCATGCGCGAGGCCCTGCGCAGCGCTGGCGTCGACGCCGGGCAGATCGGCCTGGTGAAACTGCACGGCACCGCCACCGGTGCCAACGACCGCGCCGAGAGCAATGGCGTGCGCCTGCTGTTCGGCGACGCGTTGCCGCCACTGTGCGTGCTCAAGCCCTGGCTCGGCCATACCCTGGGCGCCTGCGGCCTCAGCGAAACCCTGCTGCTGGTGGAAAACCTCACCCGCCTGCCAGGCGTGGACTATGCCGCCGATGCCGTGCTGCCGCTCAGCGCCGAGCCGCCCCCCGTGGCAGCTGACAGCCTGCTGCTGGCCAACTTCTTCGGTTTCGGTGGCAACAACGCCAGCCTGCTACTGCAACGCTGCGCGGAGAGCCAGACATGA
- a CDS encoding acyl carrier protein has translation MDDTLLEQELKQLLIRECDKEDDIDWQSIANDEPLFGQQSRIAMDSLDALQVSLALQQRYGVRIEGAKDGRRILNSIASIAAFIRQRK, from the coding sequence ATGGACGACACATTACTAGAACAAGAACTCAAGCAGCTGCTGATCCGTGAATGCGACAAGGAAGACGACATAGACTGGCAGAGCATCGCCAATGACGAGCCGTTGTTCGGCCAGCAGAGTCGAATCGCCATGGACAGCCTCGATGCCCTGCAGGTCTCGTTGGCCCTTCAGCAGCGCTATGGCGTGCGCATCGAAGGCGCAAAGGATGGCCGACGCATTCTCAACAGCATTGCCAGCATCGCGGCCTTCATCAGGCAGAGAAAGTGA
- a CDS encoding ABC transporter permease: MLALIRKECLLLLRDPHALAVLFIMPILFLVLMAAALSNYLRDEAPPLDLVLEAPQQSEASLFFRQALQEQLPGSRVLANSDEALPHIILAEDFNETLLDTPHIGPALSYPARIDKQTRQRLRAAVNIALAQTRLLAYLEDGDALPQDMDAEQRLQLIRQRTQSQISELQVLASGELSGKANASQLSVPAWLIFGMFFVALPMAGGFQREQQSGALLRFRALGLSPSILVLSKLLPYVAINLVQFALLLTIGIHVLPLLGLSGLSLPGAPAAYLLLALSLSLAACSLGLFLASLARSGEQALLLGGGINIILAAIGGIMVPKSVMPEAMSQLAEISPMSWALDAFLTLLVGQGSLADIAPDCARLLLFALVLGGGGLYLFRKRVQQTQWTTHY; the protein is encoded by the coding sequence ATGCTGGCGCTGATCCGCAAGGAATGCCTGCTGCTGCTGCGCGACCCGCATGCACTGGCCGTGCTGTTCATCATGCCGATCCTGTTTCTCGTGCTGATGGCGGCAGCCTTGTCCAATTACCTGCGCGACGAAGCACCGCCTCTGGACCTGGTGCTCGAAGCCCCACAGCAAAGCGAGGCCAGTCTGTTTTTCCGGCAAGCCTTGCAGGAGCAGTTGCCCGGCAGCCGGGTGCTCGCCAACAGCGATGAGGCCCTGCCGCACATCATCCTTGCCGAAGACTTCAACGAGACGCTGCTGGACACACCGCATATCGGCCCTGCACTGAGCTATCCCGCGCGCATCGACAAGCAGACCCGGCAGCGCCTGCGCGCCGCCGTCAACATTGCTCTGGCCCAGACCCGCCTGCTCGCCTACCTGGAAGACGGCGACGCCCTGCCGCAAGACATGGATGCAGAGCAGCGCCTGCAACTGATCCGCCAGCGCACCCAAAGCCAGATCAGCGAACTGCAGGTGCTGGCCAGCGGCGAGCTGAGCGGCAAAGCCAACGCCAGCCAGCTGAGCGTGCCGGCCTGGCTGATCTTCGGCATGTTCTTCGTCGCCCTGCCGATGGCCGGTGGTTTCCAGCGGGAACAACAAAGCGGTGCCCTGCTGCGATTCCGCGCGCTGGGACTGAGCCCTAGCATCCTGGTGCTGAGCAAGTTGCTGCCCTACGTGGCCATCAATCTGGTGCAATTCGCCTTGCTGCTGACTATCGGCATACATGTACTGCCCTTGCTCGGACTCAGTGGCCTGAGCCTGCCGGGCGCCCCTGCAGCTTACTTGCTGCTGGCACTCAGCCTGAGCCTGGCCGCCTGTAGCCTGGGACTGTTCCTGGCTTCACTGGCGCGCAGTGGCGAGCAGGCGTTGCTGCTGGGGGGCGGCATCAATATCATCCTCGCCGCGATCGGCGGCATCATGGTGCCCAAGAGCGTGATGCCCGAGGCCATGAGCCAACTGGCGGAAATTTCACCGATGAGCTGGGCGCTGGACGCCTTCCTGACCCTGCTGGTGGGCCAGGGCAGCCTGGCCGATATCGCCCCTGACTGTGCCCGTCTTCTGCTGTTCGCCCTGGTGCTGGGCGGTGGCGGGCTTTACCTGTTCCGCAAACGAGTGCAGCAAACGCAATGGACGACACATTACTAG